The following nucleotide sequence is from Cyanobacteriota bacterium.
TCGTAGTCAGCGTTTTTCCTAGATTGCTGATTACGATGTTCTGTGTGTTTTAGGGTGTATAGTGATTAGGCATTTAGGTATTGTTATAGCTGGCATTCCATTGATGCGCTATCTGTTTTCCTTTGACCTATATAATCCCTTAGTTGGGTAGGTTCTACGCTAGCTAGCATAGCTTCCTGCGGCTTACCTGCATTCTTAGCAACTTAACGATTGGCTGCATAATTCATGTCCCTGTTTGATTGGTTTGCAAATCGCCGTAAATCTGGCCCCATTAGCCCCGACCAACAACAACGGGAAATTGCTGACGGCTTGTGGACAAAGTGCGAAGCTTGCGGTGTTCTAACATATACAAAAGACCTGAAGGCAAATCAGATGGTTTGTCTGGAGTGTGGACATCACATGCGGGTGTATGGCGAAGAGCGAATTCATCAGCTTATCGATGCTGACACATGGACACCCCTCAACGAGCACTTGCAACCAACTGATCCCTTAAATTTTCGCGATCGCAGAGCTTATACGGATCGCATTCGTGAAGCTCAAGAAAAAACTCAATTGCTGGATGCCGTCCACACGGGCTGGGGTAAGCTAGAGAGCCTACCGGTAGCTTTGGGAGCCATGGATTTTCGCTTCATGGGTGGCAGCATGGGGTCTGTAGTGGGTGAAAAACTGACCCGTCTGGTGGAACATGCCACCGCTCATCGCCTACCCCTAGTAATCGTTTGTGCCTCAGGTGGTGCCAGAATGCAAGAAGGTATGTTGAGCCTGATGCAGATGGCCAAAATCTCTGGGGCGCTTGAAATTCATCGTCAAGAAAGGTTGCTCTACATTCCAGTGCTAACCCATCCCACCACAGGTGGTGTCACAGCTAGCTTTGCCATGTTAGGCGATATTATTCTGGCAGAACCAAAGGCCACGATCGGGTTCGCTGGTCGGCGCGTGGTCGAACAAACCCTGCGCGAAAAACTACCTGACAACTTCCAAACCTCAGAGTATTTACTGGAACATGGCTTTGTAGATGTGATTGTTCCGCGTACTCATCTCAAGAAAACTCTGGCGCAACTCATCAAGCTCCACCATCCGTCTCCAGCACTATAACTTGAGCCTTTGCAACCCTTTCAGGGAAAGCTAGCGCGATCGTTCAAGCTAAGTTGTCACCGTTGTTCGCAACAAGTTCATAGTGATGTGTTTGCAACAGGTTCGTAGTGATGACCTTAGTCATCAACCAGATGCACCAGCAACTATCTAGTTAGGTTCGTAGTGATGACTTTAGTCATCAACCAGATGCACCAGCAGCTATCCAGTTGTGGCCACAGGCTGGGCAGCGTCTGAATGGTAGCTCCACATAGGGTTAGCATCCGAAAGAACAGTAGGAGAAAACATGTCTTGCAGTGCCTGCACGTAGTGAGCAAACACTTTGTAATCGCTAGCAGTAAGCCGTTTACATAGCTCTTGCTCCAAGAGATTCAACAGTTGCTGTACCAGTTGCCATTTCACATTCAGTGGAGGGTAAAGCATAACACAGAGCGGAAAGAGTTCTTGTTGCACCGAGCTAATGTTGCCTTCTAGAGCACACAAACACAGATAGATTTGGAACATCTCCACATCTCGAATACTCGATGTTCGCACCATGGTGTTATGTAATGACCCACTGTGACACTGGTAGTTAGGATAACGACCGGCAACCTCCGCACAGATATATTCGGCGATCGCTGTGCACAGGGGAAGCAAATGCTGAACTGCTATCAATATTTCTGAATTGATCGCATAGCCCGCCGCCGCATTGTAGGAACGCTGTAAAGGCATGTATAAATGGTCATCAATCACCTTGAAATATTCACCAATTAAAACCCGTTCGCTAGGATCAAATGTCTCCATAAGCAATTGCCATGTGTAATGGAACTGCATACTCATGAATCCCAGAACCCTCGGATCTTTACTGGTATAAATCTCACGAATACGACCACATTCTGGAGAAATAACCACGGAGAACTTAGCAGGCGTTAGTTGTAGCTTATAGCTCTCTGCCGCCTTTTCAAACAAAACACGAGAGTCTAGTGAAATCTGCCATGGATCAATCAAGTTAGCTGCTAATCGCTGGCGAGGAATCTCTTGTGCTAGCAGGGCTTCAGTATTGGCCCAAGCCTGAGAACTAGCAAATCGCAGAGCATTCAGCAGTTTCTCTGCCAAGTGCACACACTTTCGAGTTGGTAACTTTGAATCTTGCCAATCG
It contains:
- the accD gene encoding acetyl-CoA carboxylase, carboxyltransferase subunit beta — translated: MSLFDWFANRRKSGPISPDQQQREIADGLWTKCEACGVLTYTKDLKANQMVCLECGHHMRVYGEERIHQLIDADTWTPLNEHLQPTDPLNFRDRRAYTDRIREAQEKTQLLDAVHTGWGKLESLPVALGAMDFRFMGGSMGSVVGEKLTRLVEHATAHRLPLVIVCASGGARMQEGMLSLMQMAKISGALEIHRQERLLYIPVLTHPTTGGVTASFAMLGDIILAEPKATIGFAGRRVVEQTLREKLPDNFQTSEYLLEHGFVDVIVPRTHLKKTLAQLIKLHHPSPAL